Proteins from a genomic interval of Uloborus diversus isolate 005 chromosome 4, Udiv.v.3.1, whole genome shotgun sequence:
- the LOC129220837 gene encoding probable palmitoyltransferase ZDHHC24 yields MLPKRWRLDLSDGFSFGFLIVALLSVYLFEIFIVLPRVDGGLLSVEFHALFGSFIFSNILGNLAMMMWTDSSTRKIILPSQLKPGWYFCSACEANSPPRTFHCPKCNVCILKRDHHCTFAMCCIGLKNIRYFVMFLFYLSFGSLYATVFNMYFIWDVLGGFSLFSLSAHLLPFIFVMLGYLNIEVFAYTTLSMLSIIGVLFVSHLFVFHVQQVIKNQTTFEKMQGVTNYDLGWKANLAESFGQKWYIAWIFPFVDSPLPSDGLSFNSRDISNLKFGSYEVSQVRQRHI; encoded by the coding sequence ATGCTCCCCAAAAGATGGAGATTAGATCTTTCGGATGGTTTCTCCTTTGGATTCCTTATCGTAGCATTACTCTCCGTGTACCTCTTTGAAATATTTATCGTCCTGCCAAGGGTAGATGGAGGCCTTTTATCTGTGGAGTTTCATGCTCTCTTTGGAAGTTTTATCTTCTCTAACATACTTGGTAACCTTGCCATGATGATGTGGACAGACTCATCTACAAGGAAAATAATACTTCCTTCTCAGCTGAAACCTGGTTGGTATTTTTGTAGTGCCTGTGAAGCCAATTCCCCTCCAAGAACATTCCATTGCCCAAAGTGCAATGTTTGCATATTGAAGAGAGATCACCATTGCACTTTTGCAATGTGTTGCATCGGACTGAAGAACATTCGTTATTTTGTGATGTTTCTCTTCTACTTATCCTTCGGATCTCTGTACGCGACTGTCTTTAATATGTATTTCATATGGGATGTTTTGGGAGGATTTTCGCTGTTTTCTCTCAGTGCGCACCTGTTGCCCTTCATATTTGTAATGTTAGGGTATTTAAACATTGAAGTATTTGCATATACTACACTATCCATGTTATCTATCATTGGAGTTCTTTTTGTTTCACACTTATTTGTGTTTCATGTACAACAAGTAATCAAAAACCAGACCACTTTTGAGAAAATGCAGGGCGTCACAAACTATGATCTTGGCTGGAAAGCAAATCTGGCAGAAAGTTTTGGGCAGAAGTGGTACATTGCCTGGATCTTTCCTTTTGTAGATTCCCCTCTGCCGAGTGATGGATTGTCCTTCAATAGCAGAGATATAAGTAACTTAAAATTTGGTTCCTATGAAGTCAGTCAAGTGAGACAGCGccatatttaa
- the LOC129220016 gene encoding suppressor APC domain-containing protein 2-like isoform X1 — protein MTASIHQKSTLDALPKTFVSAMRTLFDVMDDKRTGYIRLADIEKRWHDSAIRGLPAGVIDSLRKVTPANGLLTFERFCAGLRISLLRHEPTTNKRHGAPKSVVSRPASVPLPERENIPVRKPGTPLGKPFPHHSNSTDRLLAGSSAPSPVQSRLNRQNTATVRPNNVTFVQQRAISMPHLQTGIKTCHPPPPRPEPPWIKKESAKRVANEPMDRTQVSMALEKWRMMKTYHSPSKSDNREALKTISKFSQNNMPSYPSLPSEQVSSSDVKGYNVEMASNLSVDSGVGLRPQDRGPAAKKASRRREPRRHTVSNGIDYNMIKRLKLLEQEKDFLLQGMDVVERARNWYLQQISNVNDKLERVSKWDIPHSEYSMDAQQERLNFQMTRISEVNQHLNALMETSEKGFPIHMNLAVHQRNIYGIQKTTTQTIERLKSQNHALTEEIAKKSEMITQLETEKSALIRELFHARTYPKKEPNDTTLW, from the exons ATGACCGCTTCTATCCATCAAAAATCGACTCTCGATGCTCTGCCGAAAACTTTTGTTTCGGCCATGCGGACATTATTCGATGTCATGGACGATAAACGAACTGGCTACATTCGTTTGGCTGACATTGAAAAACGTTGGCACGATTCCGCGATTCGCGGCTTGCCCGCTGGTGTGATCGACAGCTTGCGGAAAGTGACCCCTGCGAATGGACTGCTGACTTTCGAACGTTTTTGTGCCGGTTTGCGGATTTCTCTGTTGCGTCACGAACCCACAACAAACAAGCGCCACGGTGCTCCGAAGAGCGTCGTCTCGCGACCCGCGTCCGTCCCGTTGCCGGAACGAGAGAACATTCCGGTTCGAAAGCCGGGCACCCCTCTCGGAAAGCCATTCCCGCATCATTCGAACTCCACGGACCGATTATTAGCCGGTAGCAGCGCGCCGTCTCCCGTTCAGTCACGCTTGAATCGGCAGAACACCGCGACGGTGCGTCCCAACAATGTGACTTTCGTTCAACAAAGGGCGATTAGCATGCCACACCTGCAAACGGGTATCAAGACTTGTCATCCGCCTCCACCTCGCCCCGAGCCCCCCTGGATTAAAAAGGAATCCGCCAAACGTGTCGCCAACGAACCCATGGACAGGACTCAAGTTTCTATGGCCTTGGAAAAGTGGAGGATGATGAAAACTTATCACTCTCCCTCGAAATCGGACAATCGAGAGgccttaaaaacaatttcgaaattttcccAGAATAATATGCCTTCTTATCCAAGTTTACCCAGTGAGCAAGTATCCAGTAGTGATG ttaaaggcTATAATGTTGAAATGGCCTCAAATCTTTCAGTAGACAGTGGAGTGGGCTTAAGGCCTCAGGACAGAGGTCCAGCTGCAAAGAAAGCCAGCAGGAGAAGGGAGCCAAGACGACATACTGTGTCCAATGGAATAGATTATAACATG ATAAAACGGTTAAAATTGTTGGAGCAGGAAAAAGATTTCCTTTTACAAGGGATGGATGTCGTAGAACGGGCGCGCAATTGGTACCTGCAGCAGATTTCTAACGTTAATGATAAACTGGAAAGAGTCAGCAAATGGGACATTCCACATTCG GAATATTCAATGGATGCACAGCAAGAAAGATTGAATTTCCAAATGACTAGAATTTCTGAAGTCAATCAGCACCTAAATGCATTGATGGAAACCTCAGAAAAG gGATTTCCAATCCATATGAATCTAGCAGTTCATCAGAGGAATATATATGGCATTCagaagacaaccactcaaactaTTGAGCGCTTGAAATCTCAAAACCATGCATTGACtgag GAAATTGCAAAGAAAAGTGAAATGATAACACAGTTAGAAACTGAAAAATCAGCCCTGATAAGAGAATTATTTCATGCCAGAACTTATCCTAAAAAGGAGCCAAATGATACCACATTGTGGTAG
- the LOC129220016 gene encoding suppressor APC domain-containing protein 2-like isoform X3: MTASIHQKSTLDALPKTFVSAMRTLFDVMDDKRTGYIRLADIEKRWHDSAIRGLPAGVIDSLRKVTPANGLLTFERFCAGLRISLLRHEPTTNKRHGAPKSVVSRPASVPLPERENIPVRKPGTPLGKPFPHHSNSTDRLLAGSSAPSPVQSRLNRQNTATVRPNNVTFVQQRAISMPHLQTGIKTCHPPPPRPEPPWIKKESAKRVANEPMDRTQVSMALEKWRMMKTYHSPSKSDNREALKTISKFSQNNMPSYPSLPSEQVSSSDDSGVGLRPQDRGPAAKKASRRREPRRHTVSNGIDYNMIKRLKLLEQEKDFLLQGMDVVERARNWYLQQISNVNDKLERVSKWDIPHSEYSMDAQQERLNFQMTRISEVNQHLNALMETSEKGFPIHMNLAVHQRNIYGIQKTTTQTIERLKSQNHALTEEIAKKSEMITQLETEKSALIRELFHARTYPKKEPNDTTLW, encoded by the exons ATGACCGCTTCTATCCATCAAAAATCGACTCTCGATGCTCTGCCGAAAACTTTTGTTTCGGCCATGCGGACATTATTCGATGTCATGGACGATAAACGAACTGGCTACATTCGTTTGGCTGACATTGAAAAACGTTGGCACGATTCCGCGATTCGCGGCTTGCCCGCTGGTGTGATCGACAGCTTGCGGAAAGTGACCCCTGCGAATGGACTGCTGACTTTCGAACGTTTTTGTGCCGGTTTGCGGATTTCTCTGTTGCGTCACGAACCCACAACAAACAAGCGCCACGGTGCTCCGAAGAGCGTCGTCTCGCGACCCGCGTCCGTCCCGTTGCCGGAACGAGAGAACATTCCGGTTCGAAAGCCGGGCACCCCTCTCGGAAAGCCATTCCCGCATCATTCGAACTCCACGGACCGATTATTAGCCGGTAGCAGCGCGCCGTCTCCCGTTCAGTCACGCTTGAATCGGCAGAACACCGCGACGGTGCGTCCCAACAATGTGACTTTCGTTCAACAAAGGGCGATTAGCATGCCACACCTGCAAACGGGTATCAAGACTTGTCATCCGCCTCCACCTCGCCCCGAGCCCCCCTGGATTAAAAAGGAATCCGCCAAACGTGTCGCCAACGAACCCATGGACAGGACTCAAGTTTCTATGGCCTTGGAAAAGTGGAGGATGATGAAAACTTATCACTCTCCCTCGAAATCGGACAATCGAGAGgccttaaaaacaatttcgaaattttcccAGAATAATATGCCTTCTTATCCAAGTTTACCCAGTGAGCAAGTATCCAGTAGTGATG ACAGTGGAGTGGGCTTAAGGCCTCAGGACAGAGGTCCAGCTGCAAAGAAAGCCAGCAGGAGAAGGGAGCCAAGACGACATACTGTGTCCAATGGAATAGATTATAACATG ATAAAACGGTTAAAATTGTTGGAGCAGGAAAAAGATTTCCTTTTACAAGGGATGGATGTCGTAGAACGGGCGCGCAATTGGTACCTGCAGCAGATTTCTAACGTTAATGATAAACTGGAAAGAGTCAGCAAATGGGACATTCCACATTCG GAATATTCAATGGATGCACAGCAAGAAAGATTGAATTTCCAAATGACTAGAATTTCTGAAGTCAATCAGCACCTAAATGCATTGATGGAAACCTCAGAAAAG gGATTTCCAATCCATATGAATCTAGCAGTTCATCAGAGGAATATATATGGCATTCagaagacaaccactcaaactaTTGAGCGCTTGAAATCTCAAAACCATGCATTGACtgag GAAATTGCAAAGAAAAGTGAAATGATAACACAGTTAGAAACTGAAAAATCAGCCCTGATAAGAGAATTATTTCATGCCAGAACTTATCCTAAAAAGGAGCCAAATGATACCACATTGTGGTAG
- the LOC129220016 gene encoding suppressor APC domain-containing protein 2-like isoform X2, with product MTASIHQKSTLDALPKTFVSAMRTLFDVMDDKRTGYIRLADIEKRWHDSAIRGLPAGVIDSLRKVTPANGLLTFERFCAGLRISLLRHEPTTNKRHGAPKSVVSRPASVPLPERENIPVRKPGTPLGKPFPHHSNSTDRLLAGSSAPSPVQSRLNRQNTATVRPNNVTFVQQRAISMPHLQTGIKTCHPPPPRPEPPWIKKESAKRVANEPMDRTQVSMALEKWRMMKTYHSPSKSDNREALKTISKFSQNNMPSYPSLPSEQVSSSDVDSGVGLRPQDRGPAAKKASRRREPRRHTVSNGIDYNMIKRLKLLEQEKDFLLQGMDVVERARNWYLQQISNVNDKLERVSKWDIPHSEYSMDAQQERLNFQMTRISEVNQHLNALMETSEKGFPIHMNLAVHQRNIYGIQKTTTQTIERLKSQNHALTEEIAKKSEMITQLETEKSALIRELFHARTYPKKEPNDTTLW from the exons ATGACCGCTTCTATCCATCAAAAATCGACTCTCGATGCTCTGCCGAAAACTTTTGTTTCGGCCATGCGGACATTATTCGATGTCATGGACGATAAACGAACTGGCTACATTCGTTTGGCTGACATTGAAAAACGTTGGCACGATTCCGCGATTCGCGGCTTGCCCGCTGGTGTGATCGACAGCTTGCGGAAAGTGACCCCTGCGAATGGACTGCTGACTTTCGAACGTTTTTGTGCCGGTTTGCGGATTTCTCTGTTGCGTCACGAACCCACAACAAACAAGCGCCACGGTGCTCCGAAGAGCGTCGTCTCGCGACCCGCGTCCGTCCCGTTGCCGGAACGAGAGAACATTCCGGTTCGAAAGCCGGGCACCCCTCTCGGAAAGCCATTCCCGCATCATTCGAACTCCACGGACCGATTATTAGCCGGTAGCAGCGCGCCGTCTCCCGTTCAGTCACGCTTGAATCGGCAGAACACCGCGACGGTGCGTCCCAACAATGTGACTTTCGTTCAACAAAGGGCGATTAGCATGCCACACCTGCAAACGGGTATCAAGACTTGTCATCCGCCTCCACCTCGCCCCGAGCCCCCCTGGATTAAAAAGGAATCCGCCAAACGTGTCGCCAACGAACCCATGGACAGGACTCAAGTTTCTATGGCCTTGGAAAAGTGGAGGATGATGAAAACTTATCACTCTCCCTCGAAATCGGACAATCGAGAGgccttaaaaacaatttcgaaattttcccAGAATAATATGCCTTCTTATCCAAGTTTACCCAGTGAGCAAGTATCCAGTAGTGATG TAGACAGTGGAGTGGGCTTAAGGCCTCAGGACAGAGGTCCAGCTGCAAAGAAAGCCAGCAGGAGAAGGGAGCCAAGACGACATACTGTGTCCAATGGAATAGATTATAACATG ATAAAACGGTTAAAATTGTTGGAGCAGGAAAAAGATTTCCTTTTACAAGGGATGGATGTCGTAGAACGGGCGCGCAATTGGTACCTGCAGCAGATTTCTAACGTTAATGATAAACTGGAAAGAGTCAGCAAATGGGACATTCCACATTCG GAATATTCAATGGATGCACAGCAAGAAAGATTGAATTTCCAAATGACTAGAATTTCTGAAGTCAATCAGCACCTAAATGCATTGATGGAAACCTCAGAAAAG gGATTTCCAATCCATATGAATCTAGCAGTTCATCAGAGGAATATATATGGCATTCagaagacaaccactcaaactaTTGAGCGCTTGAAATCTCAAAACCATGCATTGACtgag GAAATTGCAAAGAAAAGTGAAATGATAACACAGTTAGAAACTGAAAAATCAGCCCTGATAAGAGAATTATTTCATGCCAGAACTTATCCTAAAAAGGAGCCAAATGATACCACATTGTGGTAG